gtcttgattagaaattaaataataatgttaaaacaagaaatgttatttaaaactattagtattttagaaaaataataatatgatgatgataagtttattttacagtacaacagTAAAATGACGACTGGCTGAATTCTTTGAGCTTTATTTTGCCCTTTAACTATGTTTAAATCACAATCGCGATTGTCTTTTGCAACCCTTCAAGGTCAcgtttcaccccaaaattaaacgaaaaaaataaaataattaatgcaattaaaaaataaataaataagataaaccTCTAGATTTGTTGCTTGTTTGAATGGTTCCGCAATTTATTACACTATTTATTACGGTTGCTTATACTGTTTGTTACTGagtagaaatattaaaataagaaatattatttttgtaatttaataaaaatggagTTCCAGGTCTTCTCTCTTAAATCCTCTGTTCTCTTCCTTCACCTGCACTTTCCTCATAAATGATCTCTTCTGTAGCTGAAGACAACCTTGCAGCCAAGTAGAGGCTCCGCCCCTAAAATATCAAACCCCTCCCACCGCTTGTctcctgtaagtgtgtgtgtgacacagacacacaccaaaGCAGCTCACGCCTGAGTTGGCCAGTGTGTGACGCGTGTGCATGCGTGTTGTTGTAGAAAGTTTGAGAAGATATCTGTGATGCATGCATTTCTGTGTGGATTCAAGTTTCTGGTGTGAAATGAAACTTTTATTTAACGGGTaattttttaaggttttatttgAGCTATAATATTGATATTACAGACTACTATATTTATGGTCATTTcaaccaaataatttttttaatcaagttaaaataatcatgaaaaaatagaatagttatagttatttttgtatgcatgtatttattttttatttatttatttattttactttttagtaTATACACATCAATATAGAGTTAAtgaaaaactaataattaatttaatcgtAAAAacctaaatgtataattttaaaataaaaacaataaaattaaaacaacaacattgtaaaaatataaattaagaaatattctaacaaaaattgtatttacctaatatttaaatcataaaatgcgatattaaaataaaataaaaaaacattttaaaatgcaaacaataaaaataaaacacactcacaaacacgaaattaaacttttaatttaattgcatgtCACGTGACCAATAAACAACACCAGAGAACATTAAACATATGAATGTGttgataaattataaaaatattatcttCAAATGTTTggctaacaaaaaaataaaacaatataccaATACATAATCATAACCAACCAACAATATTTACCTACAAACTTACAGAAACATCTTTGAACATTTGTTTGAGGTCacaaatgaattattaattataaaaacaaaacatgtgtAAAGCGTTGCATGTTCTGAGATAATAGTGAAATATATGTTTTGTGTTGCATTAAAATAGTGTAGTAATAGACTGTAGTAGTGTTTGTGTGTAGACCTGATTCTCTCACTGTGTGGTTGTGTATCGGAGCAGGGGCTGAtgggacgtgtgtgtgtgtgtgtgtgtgtgtgtttagagcggtGGAGACGGTGCTGCTGATTACGGGGAGCTCAAGGCTCGCATGAAGAACCTGGAACTGGAGAACCAGAGTCTACACaaaggtgtgtgtgttcagagattctcatagttttgtatttgtttttgcgTCAGGATGGAAATCGGAAAGAATGTAACCATCCTAAATCACAATCTGGTTCCATTTTATGTTTCTTTTGGTCATTTTGAGAAGGAATGAATGGACAGTGTTTAGAACTGAAGAATTAACTAGTCTTAAAAGACTAGAAAATTTTTCATTCTTCTGATTTCAACAGGACATTACTAATCCAATTTGTactataaatcaaaataaattatttaaaaaatgtttttattaaataacatcttaaatgtttgcatgcattgtaatatttatatgctATTGTAGATTTTGttagtattttgaattagcttttatttttataatttgttttcatttaaattttagttaaatatTTGGTAATTTTACTGTGCCCATATATACTATtttattggtattattattataattttatttatttatataatattaaagtttGTATTCgtgttttgaattagcttttattttcatttgaatttgtttaatttttagtagttttgctatgtgcttttaaatgctttttatatttttttgtattacatttattgtttatttatattctactttgtattaaagtttttttagctttattttctcttttcagtgtcattttatttaaatttttagtaattttactaaGTGCTTTTATATAGATTTCATATTATTGTTTAActttattgttaattatttacttttacggttttattttcagtttccaATGAAATTATATTGtacgttttagtcatttttaaaaaaattttttataaattatattttttactactgcagttattttattgatatattattatagtcATTGTTaatattagcttttattttttgttttccttttaatttaagggtagttttttgttattttattttttattagtttgttccTTTTACATATTACTGTTTAGGTTTCAgtctagtttagtttttttttttttttcaaagaaattttAGTGATTCAAcgtaattacattaaattatttagttagtttttaaaaaaaaatttttttttcgttttggTTAACGATAATAACATTGTTTGCATGCATTGAACATTtattctctctttatctctcttatTCCCATGCATTATATTTAGTTATACCAAAACAAAATTTTATGAAATAATATCTGCATAAGAGccgtcatttattttcattttacctaATCATCTGCAAGAACTTTCTCACTTGTTCTCATTGTGTTTGTCAGTGGTGGAGGATCTGCGTTCTGCTCTCAGTAAGATGGAGAGTCGCGTGTCAGCGCTGGAGAAGCGGTCGATAACGCCAGCCATTAATGGAACAAGTCCCGCCCCTCCCCAgaaagccccgcccactccggcgaaagaggaggaggaagatgaggatgaggatgacatCGACCTGTTCGGCAGCGATGAAGAGGTGGACGAGGAGGCCGAGAGACTGAAAGAGCAACGACTGCAGGAATACGCCGCCAAGAAAGCCCAAAAACCTGCCCTCATCGCGAAGTCATCCATCCTGTTAGACGTCAAACCGGtcagtatttttaatttgttgacaCAAATGTAGTTTATTCTGAAGCAATCTCAATCAGTGCTATTTCAGGTATTATTTTAATCAGCATATTTTTGACAATTGACTTTAATTGATTGCTGTTACACTATGAAGGACAATATtttcctaaactgattaaatgtacattatttgatcaataaattcagttagaataataagacattataGTTGTTACTatgcaaatgaaatcagtatcaacaaactcaatATGTCCAAATGCATAAAAATTTTACTAGATTAATGTTTAACGTTTtgacataaaaatatgaaatgtttgaaaatttcaatgatacttttaaatatgaaattaaaccaccagtaggtggtggcaagtcaatgtcttaatgagtgaatcattgattcaaccgattcattcaaatggctgattcagtCAATAAATGAAGCAAGTAATCGTTTTTGtaaatgactcactgaatcattgactcgttCAAAACTGAATCATTTAGTAACGAAAGACAGTTGTGTTGCTGGGAGATGCTGTGGCTTTGCTTGAACTATTTTTGTTAGCGAAATGGAGTAAAAACTATCCACAATGTGTCTAATATGTaagcaagtttatttaaataaagttgtataaaatcaatatcacatttgcaatcgagCTAAAAGTCAGGAAAACATCACCATTTGTTGTGTAATGTTGCAGATTTTGTATAGCACTTTTGTATAGACTTCAATGCTCTGTCGGTCCAATAGAGGGCGCAACAGGATAATGAATCTTTGAAGGACTTCACTATTTTCAAATGGCTTAAATCTTTCTGGCAATGCTtctcaaggttttttttgtttgtttgtttgtttgtttttcttctggcATTCACAGTGGGATGACGAGACGGACATGGCAAAGCTGGAGGAGTGTGTGCGGTCGGTGCAGGTGGATGGGTTGCTGTGGGGAGCCTCCAAACTGGTTCCTGTGGGTTACGGCATCAAGAAACTGCAGATCAACTGCGTGGTGGAGGACGACAAGGTGGGAACAGACTTCCTGGAGGAGGAGATCACCAAGTTTGAGGACTATGTGAGTAACGTTCACATAAACTGTGCGCTTCATTCTTATAATCTTCTTTACACGTGTGTTTTGTGTTGCAGGTTCAGAGTGTGGATGTTGCGGCGTTCAACAAGatctaacacacacaaaaacagtcaCATGCTACTGCAGCTGGATGAATATCAGTTAATAAAGCTgcgtaaatgtatttgtttgtctTGGTCTCTGTCTTTGATATTCATGCATCTTGTTAAACATGTTTATGGTACAAATGAGAATTGCAGTCAACATTGACATTGTTTAAGAGCTATGCGTTTGTGATCCTGAGAtccattgctgttttttttttttttaattgatagccagaatgtactgtaagtcgctttggataaaagcatctgctaaatgcataaattttattgtatttaattttaataaaaaaaataaaaataaaaaattggcgaGCCACCCAGGAGGTAAACCGCTGTTTGATGTCTAATTTAAATCTTTACGTGCTCCTTGGTGCATTTTAATGCAGCATAATGCATTCCTTATACCTGCTTGTGAGAGAAGCTCTTGTTCTCAAGATCTATTGGTATTAAGATAAATAGATAGACATTGATGGATAAATATTCAGATAGATATGATATTTGAAGGAAAGATATTTGATGATAGATACTCAGAAGGATTGATATACAGATGGATACATATTCAGATAATAGATAGATATTCAGAtacatgtttgatatattttctGATAAATATTTGATAGATATTCAGTTATATATTTGGTGGATAGATATTCAGATTGTATATGGTGAGTACATAATAAAATAGATTGTTATTAAGATAGATTGATAATATTCCTTTCATTACTTTTACATATATAAgatttaaacaatgtttaaatgtaggaagaatatttaaacaatataaaacaccAAAATAGATTCACTATTTACAGTCATTTATAAACTGATGGTCTCGTGATTACGGAGTTGTTTATTTAGACTAGAGACTGATGCTTTAAAGGACtcgtttatttattaacattttaaaaagtatattttctttctttcttttacttgTAAGGTGCTTTTACATCAGCAAGTAACAATACTTTGTTCTTTGTTGCACCTTATAAATGTCCATTGTACTGGTAGTTTTTCCCTGAATGGACAGGAAAGAGTTAAACTGCAGGATATGGAATCAATTTCACTCAGCTGGAGTGACTCGCGTATATTTGATTCAAATGAACGaatcagtaaaaataaaaatattccaaaCCAGTCATTAAGAAATTTTCGTTGTGTTTTTGTGCCTTAAAATAGCGTTAACGTTAAAACCACAATATTATTTAGACGGAAAACGGCGTATTAATTCCTACGCGGGTCTTTTCTGAACAACTCCTTAATGATTCATTCGGGAGTCGTGATTCCCGAGTCAGTCAAAGAGTCGTTCATTGATCCAACATCTGCACGCTGCGATCCTTGTGCTGCGCGAGATCTCAACTATTTCAGGTGTGTTTTAAAGTGAAATTTATAAACTAAACACACAgagattattttgaatcatttgtgtgtgtgtgtgtgtgtgtgtgtggtctgctTTGCTGTATTGTTTGTCGATGCTTACGTTTCTTTATGCTGTGCGAATCATTTCATGAGTGCAGCTGTAATGCATGTACAGCAGCTTTGTGATGCAATGTAACAAAACGTATGTATAAGTAAGCTGTGTTTTTGATAGCTCAACTATTTGTGTACAACTATTAGTGTTTGCACGACTTCCAAACAGTCAGAACTGTGTTTGCATGataaatatgcatacatacatatatataaaatgtgtaaaggttgtgtgtgtgtgtgtgtgtctctaaagAAGGATGATGGCTGTCTGCTTCATGTCTGGGCTTGACATCAGCTCGACCCCCAAACCTGCAGCAGTTTTATGGAGCTCTTTGTCTGAGCTGTTGTTTTGAAGTGTGTTTTATGGGCTCTTCAGACTCAGATGTTTGATGCTTCTGATGATGTTCTTCTGCAGGATGGCACTCAGGCGGTTTCTGTCAGTGTTTCTCATGTTGTTTGTGACTCTCAGCGCTGAACAAGAAGAGAATGAAGTTCTGAAATACAGCGACACACAACAGACGACAGACCAGGTTTGATTCAGGGTGGATCTCACCCCttttatatgcattgttattTTTACAACCCTACAAATAATGCATCAATAACCATTTAATACactatttaattgttttcataaCAACTAAGCACATTTATATCCATACTTCTATATTATTACAGTAATCAAAATCTCCTGACACAAAAAtctagttttttaaatatatttataatattcttgacaatttgcataatattttattatttcaataattcttatatttttatttattaatataataaagtaatttgtttttgcaattttttttttttagtatatcaagatatattaaataaaagaaaatattaaatagccattaattaattaaaattaaaatgaaagaatgatatatatatatatatatattagtttagttaatgtttgttttatttcaagtaacataaAGTGTTTATATGCTTAAGTTTTGCTTTAATCAACTCTAATGTGTGTTTGCATCTAGATTGAAGTTACATTCCCCACCGGCAACTTGAGTGATACGACACACACACCTTCATTAccaggtctcacacacacacacacacacacacacttatgagaATGTCTTCTTCCTATATTAGTGAGGACATTTGACCCTCACAGGAAAACACAAACCTGTAAATAAAGTCTTTAATTAAAGTCTGAGATCTTCAACAGTATACCTACACTAAAAGCGTTAATTAATAAACAATACGTTATTATGTTAAATATACTTTTCCTATCTTTCAGATGTTGATGAGTGTCGCCAGGGTGACCCGGGGCCTTGCGGTTACCATGCCAACTGCACAAACACACCTGGATCCTACCTGTGCAGCTGTTTCCGTGGTTACCTGATGAGTGCGGAGGGATGTAAAGGTGTGCACTCAATGCAAGTACATGATATAAACACACCTAAACAGGTCAACTTTAACttttttcttcaaattaaaagagaaaattaACTATGAACAGCAGATACAATACACTCAAAAACTAATTcaagagtttgttttttcatcagatttggagaaattgcatcactttctcagtacgaatgaatgggtgccgtcagaacgaaagtccaaacagctgataaaaacatcagaataatccacaaCATCTGGTGAAGACAAAATAGGACACAAATCAAGCATTGAGATGTTTTGAACTTCAAGCCATTGTAAAATacgactctcattctgacggcacccattcacttgcagtgagcaagtgatgcaatgctacatttctccaaatctggtgaagaagcaaactcatctacatctgggaTGTCCTAaaaatgagtacattttcaagcAGGTGAACAATTGTTATATAAGCCGTCTTCTTCGTTTTAAGCTAGGTTAAAAACACTGTGACTGTGATAAATAGtgagttgttgtgtgtgtgttgtagatgTAGATGAGTGTGTGCTGGCTGCAGTAACAGGACTGCAGGCCTGTGGAAGTGGAGCCTTGTGTACAAACACACCTGGATCTTTCACCTGCTCGTGTCCGGCGGGATTCGTGCTGGCGCTCCACGGACACAACTGTGTCGGTGCGTCcactgtttgagtgtgtgtgtttcattcaggGATGGTCAAACTAACTGATTAGTCATCCAACCAGAGTTATGTTAGTAggggtgcatgataaatatcggccgataattaatgcgcatctcgtcagtaaagccggttctttaGTCATCGGTAAATTCCATCATTTGTGTGATTGCACATAGAGCAACGTTCACTACACAAGCTGCGTAAATGATGTAATTTACCACTAactagagaaccggctttactgacgagatgcgcattaattatcggccgatatttatcgtgcacccctatatattagtataattttgttttttattaatgttttgaattagtttttgtattattattaatttgtgtatgtttgcattttttgttagttttaatttttttatattttctgttttcatttttgtgatagttttagtcattttgtagtttgtttctgtcatttttattagtttttatttttctcaatatgtctatatatgtgtgtgtgtgtgcagtgttgagtactcgagactcggactcggtcttggactcggtctcgagaccgtattttaatggtctcggtcttgtcatggactcgtgtgcattttgactcggtattgactcggactcgaacatattag
The sequence above is a segment of the Carassius gibelio isolate Cgi1373 ecotype wild population from Czech Republic chromosome A20, carGib1.2-hapl.c, whole genome shotgun sequence genome. Coding sequences within it:
- the LOC127938984 gene encoding elongation factor 1-delta isoform X3 encodes the protein MTAAECLVQERIWFDKPRYDEAERQFYARMNGPTQHKQDTGANSILQDIARARENIQKSLAGLKTTLQPSRGSAPKISNPSHRLSPSGGDGAADYGELKARMKNLELENQSLHKVVEDLRSALSKMESRVSALEKRSITPAINGTSPAPPQKAPPTPAKEEEEDEDEDDIDLFGSDEEVDEEAERLKEQRLQEYAAKKAQKPALIAKSSILLDVKPWDDETDMAKLEECVRSVQVDGLLWGASKLVPVGYGIKKLQINCVVEDDKVGTDFLEEEITKFEDYVQSVDVAAFNKI